The proteins below are encoded in one region of uncultured Eubacteriales bacterium:
- a CDS encoding DNA-binding helix-turn-helix protein — MITLAQRIETLRTESNLSRPALAAALGFPKGSFDKFETGRATPTKEQQEKMAAYFGVSLFYLRGESNDRTRQETWMDAAVADDEPDPAPARKSRPAKVYDAPKDDQPTVWDTLLAGKQTQDLLRSIVLETLKSPEGQELIAKAVIKELARRQN, encoded by the coding sequence ATGATCACACTCGCGCAGCGTATCGAAACCCTCCGTACCGAATCGAACCTGAGCCGCCCCGCTCTGGCCGCAGCCTTGGGTTTCCCTAAGGGCTCCTTTGATAAGTTCGAGACAGGCCGCGCAACCCCCACTAAGGAGCAGCAGGAGAAAATGGCGGCCTACTTCGGCGTGTCCCTCTTCTATCTCCGGGGTGAGAGCAACGACCGCACCCGGCAGGAGACCTGGATGGACGCCGCCGTCGCCGACGATGAGCCCGACCCCGCCCCGGCCCGCAAGTCCAGGCCGGCTAAGGTCTATGACGCACCCAAGGACGACCAGCCCACCGTCTGGGACACCCTCCTGGCCGGTAAGCAGACCCAGGACCTCCTGCGCTCCATCGTCCTGGAGACTCTGAAAAGCCCCGAGGGACAGGAGCTCATTGCCAAGGCAGTCATCAAAGAGCTCGCCCGGCGGCAGAATTAA
- a CDS encoding conserved hypothetical protein (Evidence 4 : Homologs of previously reported genes of unknown function), with amino-acid sequence MVTKIRSLGLHGVVGYEVLAECDLSGGLPNFDIVGLGDTAVKEARDRVRAAIKNCGFTFPVSRITVNLAPADRKKGGTMYDLPILVGILASGGQLPLKDPTAGFVGELSLSGALRPVTGMLPMALAARAAGIETLYVPADSAAEATLAAGLTVYGVGTVEQLVKHFRGEERISPAERWRPLVGGASCPDFSEVKGQEGVKRALEIAAAGGHNVAMVGPPGSGKSMLARRIPSILPDLSDREALEATAIHSVMGLTTKEQPLLNQRPFRAPHHTISAMGMAGGGAPLPRPGEISLAHHGVLFLDELPEFHKDVLEVLRQPMEEGKVQITRATGSEVFPARFMLVCAMNPCKCGWYGHPSGRCRCAPQDVEKYLGKLSGPLLDRIDLYTEVPPLEYDELSQKSAGESSAEIKKRVDAARAIQTVRFGSSGVDCNAHMGPAELQKYCALDEKCQTIMKGAYERMGLTARSYDRILRVARTIADLDAADHIGPSHLAEAIQYRASEYFKR; translated from the coding sequence TTGGTCACGAAAATTCGCTCCCTCGGCCTCCACGGCGTGGTGGGGTACGAAGTCCTGGCCGAGTGCGACCTGTCCGGCGGCCTCCCCAATTTCGACATTGTGGGCCTGGGGGATACGGCGGTGAAGGAGGCCCGGGATCGGGTTCGTGCCGCCATCAAGAACTGCGGTTTTACCTTCCCGGTCTCCCGTATCACCGTAAATTTAGCCCCCGCCGACCGGAAGAAGGGCGGCACAATGTACGACCTGCCCATACTGGTTGGCATCCTCGCCTCCGGGGGCCAGCTCCCGCTGAAGGATCCTACCGCAGGTTTCGTGGGGGAGCTGTCCCTCTCCGGGGCCCTGCGCCCAGTTACCGGGATGCTCCCTATGGCACTGGCCGCCCGGGCCGCCGGGATCGAAACCCTCTACGTCCCCGCCGACAGCGCCGCCGAGGCCACCTTGGCGGCGGGCCTCACCGTCTACGGTGTAGGGACGGTGGAGCAGCTCGTGAAACATTTCCGGGGGGAGGAACGCATCTCCCCCGCCGAGCGCTGGCGGCCCCTCGTGGGGGGCGCTTCCTGCCCCGATTTTTCAGAGGTCAAGGGCCAGGAGGGGGTCAAGCGTGCTCTGGAGATAGCAGCCGCCGGGGGGCATAACGTGGCGATGGTAGGCCCCCCCGGATCGGGCAAGAGTATGCTGGCCCGGCGTATTCCCTCCATTCTCCCCGACCTATCCGATCGGGAGGCACTGGAGGCTACCGCCATCCACTCGGTCATGGGGCTTACCACAAAAGAGCAGCCCCTCCTCAATCAGCGGCCCTTCCGCGCTCCCCATCACACCATCTCCGCCATGGGCATGGCGGGGGGCGGCGCGCCCCTCCCCCGCCCCGGCGAGATTTCGTTGGCCCACCACGGCGTCCTCTTCCTGGACGAGCTGCCCGAGTTTCATAAGGACGTGCTGGAGGTCCTGCGCCAGCCTATGGAGGAGGGCAAGGTCCAGATTACCCGGGCTACGGGCAGCGAGGTCTTTCCCGCCCGGTTTATGCTGGTCTGCGCCATGAACCCCTGTAAATGCGGCTGGTATGGGCACCCCTCGGGCCGTTGCCGCTGCGCGCCCCAGGACGTGGAAAAGTATCTGGGCAAGCTCTCCGGCCCGCTGCTGGACCGCATTGATCTCTACACCGAGGTGCCGCCTCTGGAGTATGACGAGCTGTCCCAGAAGAGTGCCGGGGAGTCCTCCGCCGAGATTAAAAAGCGGGTGGATGCCGCCCGGGCAATCCAGACCGTCCGTTTTGGAAGCAGCGGCGTGGACTGTAACGCTCATATGGGCCCCGCCGAGCTCCAGAAATACTGCGCCCTGGATGAGAAATGCCAGACCATCATGAAAGGGGCCTACGAGCGCATGGGCCTCACCGCCCGGAGCTATGACCGCATCCTCCGGGTGGCCCGCACCATCGCCGACCTGGATGCTGCCGACCATATTGGCCCCTCCCACCTGGCCGAGGCTATCCAGTACCGCGCCAGCGAGTATTTCAAGCGTTGA